A stretch of DNA from Cryptomeria japonica chromosome 4, Sugi_1.0, whole genome shotgun sequence:
CATTTCTATCTTTGCATACTCATTTCCTGGGCAAATACGAATGCCTTGTCCAAAAGGAATGTAGGTGAATGGCTTGTGTCTCATATTAAAGCGATCTGGATCAAATGTCTTTGGACTTTGAAAGTATTCATCTTTGTTGTTTGTTTGGCTAATGGAGTAATGAACCTACatttcatagattatcaaaattacattgagaaatatatatatttttttttaaaatttaaaaaaaattagtataGATACCAACCTTCCATCCTTTTGGAATGGTATAACCATTATATACAACATCCATTTTTGCTTGCTTAAATGCTCCATTTATAGGGGGCACAATGCGTAATCCTTCTGATATTACATTATGCATGTACTCCACACTTTTAATCTCATTCCAAGTTAAAGGCTCTCCTTCCTTCTTGCTATCTCTAAGCTTCTCACAATCTGGATTACATTAATAGAATAATATACATTTAGAAAGAATAATTTGACATTTAATAAAGAGTATAAGATTTTCAATTAAGTGGAATTTTAGGACATAGTGTTTTTAAAGTAGTTATGTGAAAAATTTCAACATCACTTTAAGATGATAAAGTAAACGTGGattataaattttagttaatatgTAACATTAAAGATGTCAATGGAATCTTTAAAGAGTGATCAATgacaaatttttttaaataaattaattgttgTATCTAATATCTTTAATAATCAAATGGTCAAACAGTAATATGAAATTTGCACATGCAActatttgttcttaacaagacaattttatcaatttttgtatcACCTCATCAACATTAAAAAAAATGGtaaataattattttagaaataattATATTGATCATTAAAAACTGTATGTTAAGAATACCTTCACATAATTAAGAAATAATAAattctatttttaaaataatttaattataataaaGATCTAAAGGGCAAAAAATCAATCAATTGCTATTTTTTGTCATAAGGTTTAAATATCCTATCTAGTATTGATGCTTAATATTCCTCCAGTCACCTAATTTATACAAATGTTGTAGAATATTAGCATTGATTTTTGAAGCACAAAAAACTATCTAACAATAGTTATTTTCTATTAATAATTACATTGAGAGGACTAACTACAACGCTAGCAATGGGTGATGTGTAATGGGATAAGTGTCGAAAAAGCTATTAAATGCTAAcatacaaaataataaaatatataagaaATATGAAAAGTGTCATAACTCtataaaataattttgataaaaTAACTACATACTTTAGTTAATAAAATAGTAATTCCATTGCATTTTAGTAAACAAAATAGTAGACAATAATTTTGAAAACATTGTATGGTTAAATATATAGTAAATCATTTATGTACAATCATTGTAAAATAtcttttaaataataaatgttACTTAACTAAAATTTAttctttaaattaaaaataataatttaaatagttTAAAAGTACATAAAATAACTTTAACTTAATATCATCAATCTACTTTCACAAATACATTTAAGATTTGGGcctatattaattaatgtataataAAATCTAATAGTTAAAAATCTTTTTAAAAATGTACAAAATTTATAAAACTAGAACTTACAAACTAATGCTTCTAAAGCTTTAAAATCACACTTACTAATCTATCTTACAACTCGTTCATATATAAGTAACAATCCTATCTGGGTGTGTCctgcccttaggatgcaccaaaatattaatatctttcatatattattaatacattgtaaTAGATGTTTGGTAATCTTAAGAAAATCTTAAGAACTGTATAGTTTGTctaagaggtgtggaaggtcaattagaaaaaatttgatctatttttttaatttatttttctaaaattttgcaataCATGAGATCAATTAGTAGGTCATTTGAAAAAAGATGTGCacaaaaatctgattggaaaagtTATTGCCTCATTTGAATCAACTATAACAAAACCTTTAAACTCCATTACCAACAAGCTCGCTTCATTCTCATGTAAAAATAGAAAACAATAActaatatttttaaaatgaaaacgaataaaaataaaataatcagaTAAGACTGGAACTTCTAATATCACACTATCCTTTAAACAATAATCTACTAAGCCAATTTCAAGCTTGAAATCTCAAAATATCTTAACTGGTATGAAATAGAGTACCTTTACGCAGGCGTCGTAACACCCATGGCGAGAGAGAAAGATACTTAAGAATTGTGGCCAAAGCTGAGGCAGTAGTATCATATCCTCCCGTCAGAAGACCCATCAAGTTGTCTGTAATCTCCTCGTCGTTCAAGACAAAGTCCCCCCCTGCCTTCTGCGCCCTCAAAACCATGCCCATAAAGTTTTCATCCTCTTCTCCACTTGCACTAAACGAGCTTCTATGCAGACGGATCTTCGAAGCAATCTGAGCAACAATGGCGGCCCGAGCGCGCTTGGCCTTCCCAAAGACAGTCCAGGGAAGATCGAGAGGGTGAGAAAGAAGCCCCGCATAGAAATCATTAAAGTGAACCCTAAACCTCTCCAGCTCTTCCCCAGCCTTTAACCCTAAAAAGAACTCAGCAGCCACACAGAGCGCCATATCTCTCACTCTGTGGTGGGCATGGATGATCTCGCCAGAACGCCAGTCAGAGTCCAGATGGTGCAACACAATCCTTTCGAACCTTCCAATTGACTTCTTCAGAGTTTCGATACCCAGAAAAGAGTGAATAATCCGCCGCATCCTTTTGTAATCTGCGCCCTGACAACTAGTCATGGCACGTTCCCCGATCAGAACTCTCAGAGATTTGGGCCAGCTGTTTCTGAACAACTTGTCTTCATTGGTAAGGATGAACTTGTTGGCCTCAGCACCCAACATGACTACAGTGGGGCTGCCCAGAATATGGGTCGTGAAAATTTTCCCGTTCTTAACCTTTCGCATGTCATACCACACGTCCAGATCGAGCAGGTTACTCCACGATTTCAGATAGCCGAGAGATTCTCCCCAGAAAGGGATTCCAATTCTTCCTGGAGGAATTGGAGGCATATTTCCTTTAGCTTTCAATCTCATGGCTGCATAAACAAGGGGAGCATAAAAGATAACAGATACAGATGCTATGCCAACCAAGAAAGAGGCAAATGCAGCAGTTGCGAAGGAGATCCAGCTTTCATTGTATGGAATCCATGGGACAAACATCTCCCACATTGCCATGGCTGATTTATCTTGGCAATATGAAAAGTATTGAGCTTGTAGTTTTCTCACTCTCCAAGGGACTTCATGTTACCCCTTGAGCTTTTTGTTGCTGCTTTATAGGATTTCAAGCACAGAAAATATCGAAGATGAAAATCATGTTTTCTCCATTAGAACTTGGGATTCTTCACCTTCGAATTGTTGTCTTAGTTGGAGATTTTCTTGGCACCAACGAAACTTGCAAGTATAGATTTGGGTGGAGGCATATTCAGCATGAGTAATAGTTTATTCTTAAGCCAATATAGAAATATGTGCTAACCAAACTTAAAATAAGTAGCCGTCTTCGACATTGTTGCTACAAGTTTATGCCGTAGGGTTTAATAATATATCGTTGTTGTCGGACAAAGCTTGATGGCACAGGCGAAAGTGATGTAATAGTGCTCATGGAATACACACAGAATTAGAGAGGAGGCACAGTTTGGAGGTTACAATAGGTTTTTGTTCTTAATTGTAAGAAAGGCCTTACGGATGATGCCAAATGATATCGAAGCAATCATTGTGAATCGTTAGACCACCATAGACAAAGCTTTAACAATTTGAGGAAGAAATGGTTATACTACAGGATCATGATTTTTCAATAAAGTGATTATATGTGTTTCCAAAaagattattataaaaaaatttatgatatttttattaagtattatatTAAGAACATTAAAATAGTTAGTTTTAGTGTATAACGAGAAGCATTTATCAAAAAATATATGTACTAAGTAAAGGGAGCAGCATTCTTATTCTTTCTTAAATTTGGATATATTTGGTTGGTAGACTGGATCAAATTTCAACAATAAAATTGTGGGAAAAAAGGGTAGTTCAAAAAGTCTGAAAAAATCATTAATTCAATACCAAGCGTGAGAAGCTTAGAGAAAAACCAAAAGAGATATTTGATCATTTTAATTTTGTCGATCAAATGGACAATGAGA
This window harbors:
- the LOC131875057 gene encoding cytochrome P450 716B1-like; translation: MAMWEMFVPWIPYNESWISFATAAFASFLVGIASVSVIFYAPLVYAAMRLKAKGNMPPIPPGRIGIPFWGESLGYLKSWSNLLDLDVWYDMRKVKNGKIFTTHILGSPTVVMLGAEANKFILTNEDKLFRNSWPKSLRVLIGERAMTSCQGADYKRMRRIIHSFLGIETLKKSIGRFERIVLHHLDSDWRSGEIIHAHHRVRDMALCVAAEFFLGLKAGEELERFRVHFNDFYAGLLSHPLDLPWTVFGKAKRARAAIVAQIASKIRLHRSSFSASGEEDENFMGMVLRAQKAGGDFVLNDEEITDNLMGLLTGGYDTTASALATILKYLSLSPWVLRRLRKDCEKLRDSKKEGEPLTWNEIKSVEYMHNVISEGLRIVPPINGAFKQAKMDVVYNGYTIPKGWKVHYSISQTNNKDEYFQSPKTFDPDRFNMRHKPFTYIPFGQGIRICPGNEYAKIEMEVFLYHFVLRYDWDLVEANETLNMYFSPQPIYGLPLVLKTIA